One genomic window of Salvia miltiorrhiza cultivar Shanhuang (shh) chromosome 4, IMPLAD_Smil_shh, whole genome shotgun sequence includes the following:
- the LOC131023169 gene encoding uncharacterized protein LOC131023169: MARTRGNRRPPADEESDSEATQSMGNRNRNRNDVNTLAHVLAQALRRVLPQQPHQPQAEGGNGVVAQFRSMAPPILRGNEGPLGTEEWMRQMERVFNYMRCRDDLKVTCAAFQLTDDAGHWWESETAALTEEQMRATTWRTFKEKVMGKYFPRAFRKQKEIELMNLEQGNMTILEYERKFTQLGRFAPHLVDTDEKKAWRFENGLRPEIGGHLAALNITSYSEILERAQAVASRLKLDNSVVRPQHTGEKRHCDDRDKMRNSQPEKKSRSDVGDDQELAPHKPLCPRCQRYHFGECKSGENVCFRCHKGGHMAMNCPEARSTNVPNNNNVPTWRNKDNNWGRNHGNNNNNMGRNQNYNNNGARKGEARVYAMNQEEMDGEARTMSGILPVLDKFAIVLFDFSASHSFIARRFYEKLIQPLKVRIPSGKVVGIHRLTREEN; the protein is encoded by the coding sequence ATGGCCAGAACAAGGGGTAACAGGAGACCTCCGGCAGACGAAGAATCTGATAGCGAAGCCACTCAATCGATGGGGAATAGGAATCGAAATCGAAATGACGTTAATACGCTGGCCCACGTGCTTGCACAAGCACTGAGAAGAGTATTGCCCCAGCAACCCCATCAACCTCAAGCAGAAGGTGGAAATGGAGTAGTAGCTCAATTTCGAAGCATGGCACCGCCAATTCTAAGAGGGAATGAAGGACCCTTAGGGACCGAGGAGTGGATGCGCCAGATGGAACGCGTTTTCAACTACATGCGTTGCAGGGATGACTTGAAAGTGACATGTGCAGCCTTCCAACTAACAGACGACGCAGGACACTGGTGGGAGTCGGAAACTGCTGCCCTTACTGAAGAGCAGATGAGAGCCACCACCTGGAGAACGTTCAAGGAGAAAGTGATGGGAAAGTATTTCCCAAGGGCTTTTCGCAAACAAAAGGAGATAGAGCTCATGAACTTGGAACAAGGAAACATGACCATTTTGGAATACGAGCGGAAATTTACCCAACTAGGCCGTTTTGCTCCCCACTTGGTGGACACTGATGAAAAGAAGGCTTGGAGATTTGAGAATGGGTTACGCCCTGAGATCGGAGGGCACTTAGCAGCTCTAAACATCACATCATACTCGGAAATCTTAGAACGAGCCCAAGCAGTCGCATCACGCCTGAAACTGGACAACTCTGTGGTTCGACCTCAACATACTGGAGAAAAGAGGCACTGTGATGATCGAGACAAAATGAGGAACTCCCAGCCAGAAAAGAAATCAAGGAGTGATGTGGGAGACGACCAAGAATTGGCGCCGCACAAACCTCTTTGTCCACGTTGTCAGCGTTACCATTTCGGAGAGTGCAAATCTGGCGAGAACGTATGCTTCCGATGTCACAAAGGAGGACACATGGCGATGAACTGCCCAGAAGCACGGAGTACGAATGTCCCGAACAACAACAACGTCCCGACTTGGCGAAATAAGGACAATAACTGGGGAAGAAATCacggcaacaacaacaacaatatggGGAGAAACCAGAACTACAACAACAATGGTGCCCGCAAGGGAGAGGCACGAGTTTATGccatgaaccaggaagagatgGATGGAGAGGCTCGAACTATGTCAGGTATCTTACCCGTTCTGGACAAGTTTGCTATAGTACTCTTTGATTTCAGTGCTTCGCATTCGTTTATCGCAAGAAGATTTTACGAAAAGCTGATACAACCCTTGAAGGTAAGAATTCCCTCAGGAAAGGTGGTGGGAATACATCGTTTGACAAGGGAGGAAAACTAA